The following coding sequences are from one Trichoplusia ni isolate ovarian cell line Hi5 chromosome 15, tn1, whole genome shotgun sequence window:
- the LOC113501122 gene encoding serine-protein kinase ATM isoform X2 has product MKSGKENCQFVRPLIESLSSLETYFGLVASDKKVQDIVIEIIILLLETLSSECRLTMCRFIESFMPSLLKFYDQNKDQKKKTSHFKLLNLAVALHHPLGRHQNEEGSLANNWDVWNKYLNSMTEIICLEVNYLQKNRKQNDKSFQQCSYFHSLAASVFHQIFKMSERSENDTETPSKRIKLSVNKNKTFSDLVNELQQNHVPWLGIVNVYTKLYSTHITSREYLLLLNCLQLLLANSSTNLDWDMFKELVCFVLESSNAHMSDDDDYKNTLLSLWNSCVRSCTSTNSSHQAIHTIMQGVLTCNILEYPTHLIKQYVEKEMPVTTHSVTTLINIFQKFYSKCSCSDFRVKCLAWLTAGDSSSFCVSRVPELLLRIISNENITLNLTCNKNFEQVRLHDILFNSLEKCILFSEFEIDGPTIPPVLENAFEGVETDTDLEQQIHEYLKIMLTDNISKRLQTHTELSMAIKLMNVVVTYFDLLIKLNVKTHDEIETLDIYTLLVTALTRMYSSFNTLLENNIQIQYKVDFLQLVNQLLASEFHPILTGLVRSTIDADTFHSINNILNTEVQVDDDDIINIGDEDEMNIETLKKHCLLVLAAYCRKHAEYREDISKLILDEYEYNFTSDTECAFQCIEMLIDSTVQDPPLGLIFTLMQRMCQKLYRDSKATYGILKILLKIMDPLCSDDSSMKDNCFIMIKSYLQLCEDTYYPPRVASLIYECAAKVIVMSRKHDCEVAFIEHILKTIKCNVHSIRLFCCYLVKLINHFPEDKINAFAIDLLDIFLTDLPTVEESILKDEAANRTFTVLHCFVALAQTKKLPTLTIILQVIHIQKVKSLDKQIVLKVLNRITQAFGIQNLANYLNNNILAVVYFWFSKQNAFGDLPISLFGFEDTEMFIEKHMKWLIAGESLWSHDGAIIKSDILKRVVKKHNKSTQYILEICFSNIMALCMPYIVSAKYEISYCEPHKRDAFKKSMQSANRMFQTTGEMLENEQWSNFFVENIGELLLYLASHLRDPEDAEKLFDLKLPRQNHEYFYPKKIFCAILNYFEDLTDGSVLQYLCKNQTITVFKILFELWKAVTQKNLLELKVLALHAYVVFIKSIPLNQPSDAFICNFACNGFTQVVKDCDNKNQMRCYIKGLKIVLDYLLPQKAALMRKALLELLPILLKQIELGFEQECSEFVNYLTSYMDEHMRESEDVVDFLGSMSSGRADDVRCPNLTVFKEKLKTHKISLKRPSYETLLNIHQFLSCNVSHVQQLHRDLDSRNFSEECEATIIHQFVQSLCNVLKSTCDDKTIIEACNCLSIISSYNMKTLVTVPPAYTERTKTVNPTRFFLQVVGKSLLEVLFDQDATITDEVSVTLKNLLKSLDIDEIPDLETLDKEIIKPFSSRSSASAVDTVTDSMRFEEYCTSYPEGIFLNALVAKSSTDWLKEVTCTLLQFIHSPTNYVNNLRQVCSLKSSVCRKILPSLVGVLLQGLSERHVTALGDQIKRFFNDVWDQTFDEILENSGESNVNSKTADRMTHNYMKIIQYMLDIVDFVRIQRNYYQTRRGSAVQTLNYLHLEYDKVAWAAAIIDQNWAAIYYGELWAIFQNNGVSPSAPEITSNLAGGTNLQRIFRKCYVSIGETDAIEGCGTAHLTIENEKRKHLINTGQFTDALLLHDIALSCGGQTDPALHYGVVRSLHKSGMHHLALRYIKSLPENDQLNDVKYDCLAFLGDWSDFVDTRKLEEKYKQKNCNHNSIVKAFQYACLKSCLNVQTTPECENKLILPLNKAKLAVSKLCHNLNMKNCQNIYKVLEKLHILNDVEHYFSVRTNRLHLTDLLRKWDVENLPQFRDFKHIETFSSQRVLLLEHAAKSHSNFLTEIVSLQTQYSQLALNNRRVQMAQRLLAVAKKSKLSEDITLVESEIAWAKGHSEIALSLLRNIIDKHTLDSKLAAVSLRRYGLWMAESKRDNPREIMHKYLKKSLDVLKDEHIDVRLKVYHDIAKFADAEYKQVVTYMNSSIYENRVKCLENMKGTATSLGTKSTKALTKEESRALSTNRKFKELDEAEIVNTQVEKDNYLNLAMRYYLLSLKQCDDNNLSVFRVISLWLDNQNYEFRPEGNETFEALLNSIPSWKFVTVLPQLAPRLTNENTAFMNNLKNLIKRCAIDHPHHTLPILFGLKNSDKDNVIMNASSSIGGSRRARDHEPRVAAALALVTELRARGGHIATVITQMEKLCDAIISFANYMPQSRQKKQKIPDAENIHKLRNLNDIPVPTLTLALRKDCKYTYIHTLQSFDKFYELVGGVNCPKKINCTDSSGKVHILLIKGGDDLKQDAVMQQVFNIVNTLLEKDPVTHKNKLLIRTYKVVPMSRLSGVLEWCEGTIPMGLYLAAPDNAGAHARYRPQDISCDAARKKMIDCSNQSHEVKLAVYNKILKEFKPVFQYFFIEHYLDPVTWYERRLAYTKSVATSSMVGYILGLGDRHMYNILIDKKTAEVIHIDLGIAFEQGKTLRTPETVPFRLTRDIIAGFGSSGTEGTFKRCCEKTMQLLRDNQETLLTILEVLLCDPLYSWSVKTAQQNAPNASLDTTAECASSSPVGLAARALLVVRSKLCGTDSGGAAGVAVPGQVARLLHIAADPFNLCRLFHGWQPYL; this is encoded by the exons ATGAAAAGTGGAAAGGAGAACTGCCAGTTTGTCAGACCTCTCATAGAGTCTCTATCATCATTAGAAACTTATTTTGGCCTTGTCGCCAGCGACAAAAAAGTACAGgatattgttattgaaataattattttgttattggaaACG cttTCTTCCGAGTGTCGCCTAACTATGTGTCGTTTTATTGAGAGTTTCATGCcgtctttattaaaattctatgaTCAAAACAAAGATCAGAAGAAAAAG ACATCACATTTCAAATTGTTAAATCTTGCGGTAGCACTGCACCACCCTCTAGGAAGGCACCAAAACGAAGAGGGAAGCCTTGCAAACAACTGGGATGTCTGGAATAAGTACTTGAACAGCATGACAGAAATCATTTGCTTAGAAGTCAATTATTTGCAGAAAAATAGAAAGCAAAATGATAAATCATTCCAACAATGCTCATATTTTCACAGCCTTGCTGCTTCTGTCTTCCACCAG ATTTTTAAGATGTCAGAGAGAAGCGAAAACGACACAGAAACTCCATCAAAGAGAATTAAACTGAGtgtgaacaaaaacaaaacgttcaGCGATCTTGTAAATGAACTGCAGCAAAATCATGTGCCTTG GTTAGGAATTGTAAATGTGTATACTAAATTATACAGTACCCACATCACTTCAAGAgaatatctattattattgaacTGTCTTCAGTTATTGCTTGCAAATAGCAGCACTAATTTAGACTGGGACATGTTcaaagagttagtttgttttgtacttgAGAGTTCAAACGCTCATAtgagtgatgatgatgattataaaaACACTTTACTATCACTATGGAATAGCTGCGTGAG ATCTTGCACATCTACAAATTCGTCGCACCAAGCCATACATACCATTATGCAAGGTGTATTAACTTGCAACATATTGGAGTACCCCACGCATCTCATTAAACAGTACGTCGAAAAGGAAATGCCTGTGACAACCCATAGTGTTACAACTttgattaacatttttcaaaagttctACAGCAAATGTAGTTGCAGTGATTTCAGAGTTAAATGTTTAGCTTGGCTCACAGCTGGCGATAGTTCATCATTCTGTGTATCTAGAGTACCTGAATTGTTATTGAGAATAATTtctaatgaaaatataacattgaaCTTGACATGTAACAAAAATTTCGAACAAGTACGCTTACATgacattttattcaattcgCTGGAAAAGTGTATTTTGTTTAGCGAATTCGAAATTGACGGCCCGACAATACCTCCGGTGTTAGAAAACGCATTTGAAGGCGTTGAAACTGATACAGATTTAGAACAGCAAATACATGAATACTTGAAAATTATGCTAACAGATAACATTTCGAAGCGATTACAAACTCATACTGAATTATCAATGGCTATAAAATTGATGAATGTTGTTGTGACGtactttgatttattaattaagctgAATGTGAAAACACACGATGAGATCGAAACCTTGGacatttatactttattagtaACTGCTCTAACTCGTATGTACTCGTCATTTAATACGTTGTTAGAGAACAACATTCAGATTCAGTACAAAGTAGATTTTCTTCAGCTCGTCAACCAGCTTCTAGCTTCGGAATTTCATCCCATATTAACAGGATTAGTACGATCGACAATCGATGCAGACACATTCCACAGTATTAATAACATATTGAATACTGAAGTACAAGTTGATGACGATGATATCATAAATATTGGAGACGAAGatgaaatgaatattgaaactttaaaaaagcaTTGTCTTCTAGTACTTGCTGCGTATTGCAGAAAACACGCAGAATATCGCGAAGATATATCAAAACTTATATTAGATGAGTATGAATACAATTTTACATCTGATACGGAATGCGCTTTTCAGTGTATTGAAATGCTTATAGACTCTACAGTTCAAGATCCTCCTTTAG GTTTAATTTTCACGCTGATGCAACGCATGTGTCAAAAACTGTATAGAGATTCGAAGGCGACATATGGGATACTTAAAATACTGCTTAAAATCATGGATCCATTATGTTCTGATGACAGCTCTATGAAGGACAACTGTTTTATTATGATCAAAAGTTATTTGCAACTCTGTGAAGATACGTATTACCCACCGAGAGTTGCTTCTTTGATTTATGAATGTGCAGCCAAAGTTATTGTAATGAGTCGTAAACATGATTGTGAAGTAGCCTTTATTGAACATATTTTGAAgactataaaatgtaatgtacaTAGCATACGTctcttttgttgttatttagtGAAACTGATTAATCATTTCCCTGAGGACAAGATAAATGCATTTGCAATTGACTTACTGGACATATTTTTAACTgat ttaccTACTGTAGAAGAGTCCATACTCAAGGATGAAGCGGCTAACAGGACTTTTACTGTTCTTCATTGTTTTGTTGCGCTGGCGCAGACAAAAAAACTGCCAACACTGACAATAATACTTCAAGTAATTCATATCCAAAAAGTAAAGTCATTGGATAAACAAATTGTTCTGAAGGTATTAAATCGGATCACGCAAGCCTTCGGCATCCAAAATCtggcaaattatttaaataacaatattttggcTGTTGTTTACTTTTGGTTTTCGAAACAAAATGCATTTGGAGACTTGCCGATTAGCCTATTTGGATTTGAAGATACAGAAATGTTTATAGAAAAACATATGAAGTGGTTGATAGCTGGAGAAAGTTTATGGAGCCATGATGGAGCCATCATTAAAAGTGATATCTTAAAACGAGTGGTGAAGAAACATAACAAGTCCACACAATATATACTTGAG ATTTGCTTTTCCAATATAATGGCTTTATGTATGCCTTATATCGTCAGTGCGAAATACGAGATATCCTACTGTGAACCACATAAACGAGATGCATTTAAAAAGTCGATGCAAAGTGCAAATAGAATGTTCCAAACGACCGGCGAAATGCTAGAAAACGAACAATGGAGTAATTTTTTTGTAGAGAATATTGGAGAATTGCTTTTATATTTAGCGTCTCATTTAAGAGACCCCGAAGATGCAGAGAAATTGTTTGACCTTAAATTGCCAAGACAGAATCATGAATACTTTTAtcctaagaaaatattttgtgccatactgaattattttgaa GATCTTACAGACGGAagtgttttacaatatttatgtaaaaaccAAACTATAAcagtgtttaaaatattatttgaactaTGGAAAGCCGTCACTCAAAAAAACCTATTGGAATTGAAGGTGTTAGCTCTACACGCATAtgtagtatttataaaaagtataccGTTAAACCAGCCTTCTGACGCATTTATATGTAACTTCGCCTGTAACGGTTTCACGCAAGTTGTAAAAGATTGTGACAATAAGAATCAAATGAGGTGTTATATCAAAGGCTTGAAGATTGTGCTTGATTACTTGCTGCCACAGAAAGCAGCGTTAATGCGAAAGGCTCTGTTAGAATTGCTTCCAATTTTGCTCAAACAAATAGAACTTGGCTTTGAACAGGAATGTTcagaatttgtaaattatttaacaagttaCATGGATGAGCATATGCGTGAGAGTGAAGATGTCGTTGACTTTCTGGGGTCTATGTCCTCAGGCAGGGCTGATGACGTGCGTTGTCCTAACTTGACTGTATTTAAAGAGAAGCTAAAGACACATAAGATCAGCTTAAAACGTCCAAG ttaTGAGACGTTGCTGAATATCCACCAATTTTTGTCGTGTAATGTCTCCCACGTGCAACAGTTACATCGCGACTTGGATTCTCGAAACTTTTCAGAAGAATGTGAGGCGACGATAATACATCAGTTTGTTCAGTCACTGTGTAACGTTCTTAAATCAACGTGTGATGATAAG ACTATCATAGAAGCTTGCAACTGTTTATCCATCATAAGCTCATATAATATGAAGACATTGGTGACGGTGCCACCTGCTTACACAGAGCGGACAAAAACAGTTAATCCGACGCGATTCTTTTTGCAAGTTGTTGGCAAATCTCTTCTAGAAGTGTTATTTGATCAAGATGCGACAATTACTGACGAAGTCTCAGTTACCTTAAAAAACTTGTTGAAGTCGCTTGATATTGATGAAATTCCAG atttgGAGACACTtgacaaagaaataataaaacctttttcgtcaCGCTCTTCGGCGTCAGCGGTTGACACTGTAACAGACAGTATGAGGTTTGAAGAGTATTGTACATCGTATCCTGAAGGCATATTCTTGAACGCCTTGGTCGCTAAAAGCAGTACAGATTGGTTAAAAGAAGTCACTTGTACTCTTCTACAATTTATACATTCACCTACAAATTACGTTAATAATTTACGGCAAGTCTGCTCATTAAAG TCAAGTGTGTGCCGGAAAATATTGCCATCCCTCGTAGGAGTACTATTACAAGGACTATCTGAAAGGCACGTAACGGCGCTTGGGGACCAAATAAAAAGGTTCTTCAATGATGTTTGGGACCAGACCTTTGATGAAATATTAGAAAACAGTGGAGAAAGTAACGTTAATTCCAAAACAGCTGACAGAATGACACATAACTACATGAAGATCATTCAATATATGCTAGATATAGTCGACTTTGTTCGTATACAGAGAAACTACTACCAGACTCG ACGAGGCAGCGCGGTACAGACATTAAATTACTTGCATCTTGAGTACGACAAGGTTGCATGGGCGGCTGCGATTATAGATCAGAACTGGGCCGCTATCTACTATGGCGAACTTTGGGCTATATTCCAAAACAATGGCGTGTCGCCATCAGCACCAGAAATCACTTCGAACCTCGCTGGAGGAACTAACTTACAACGGATTTTTAGAAAG TGTTACGTGTCTATTGGAGAAACTGATGCCATAGAAGGTTGCGGAACCGCCCACCTGACGATAGAAAACGAGAAACGCAAGCATTTGATAAACACGGGCCAGTTCACCGACGCGCTGTTGCTACACGACATAGCGTTGTCGTGCGGCGGCCAGACTGACCCCGCCCTGCACTACGGGGTGGTCAGGTCTCTACACAAGTCGGGCATGCATCATCTTGCTCTGCGGTATATTAAGTCTCTGCCGGAAAATGACCAGCTTAACGATGTTAAATATGATTGCTTGGCGTTCTTGG gtgaCTGGAGCGATTTCGTTGACACAAGAAAactagaagaaaaatataaacaaaagaactgCAACCACAATTCTATAGTGAAAGCGTTCCAATATGCATGccttaaaagttgtttaaacGTGCAAACAACTCCTGAATGCGAAAATAAACTGATCCTGCCATTGAATAAAGCGAAGCTGGCTGTTTCTAAATTGTGCCACAACCTTAACATGAAGAACTgccaaaacatttataaagttttagaaAAACTGCATATCTTGAATGACGTCGAACACTATTTTTCAGTGAGAACTAACCGCTTACATTTGACCGACTTGCTTCGGAAGTGGGATGTGGAAAACTTACCGCAGTTCAGAGATTTTAAGCACATTGAGACATTCTCATCCCAGCGTGTTCTGTTACTCGAGCACGCTGCCAAATCTCACAGTAATTTTTTGACAGAAATAGTTTCGTTGCAGACACAATATTCTC aactAGCACTTAACAATCGAAGGGTTCAGATGGCCCAGCGCCTTTTAGCGGTGGCGAAGAAGTCCAAGTTGTCAGAGGACATAACGCTAGTGGAGAGTGAGATAGCGTGGGCTAAAGGACACAGCGAAATAGCCTTGTCCCTACTTCGCAATATAATCGACAAACATACACTAGACTCCAAGCTTGCTGCTGTTTCTTTGCG ACGATACGGCCTCTGGATGGCAGAATCGAAACGTGATAATCCTCGAGAAATAATGCACAAATACTTGAAGAAAAGTCTTGACGTTCTCAAAGACGAGCATATAGATGTAAGACTTAAAGTTTATCACGACATTGCGAAGTTCGCCGACGCAGAGTATAAGCAG GTGGTGACGTACATGAATTCATCAATATATGAAAACAGAGTGAAGTGTTTAGAAAATATGAAAGGCACAGCGACATCTTTAGGTACCAAATCTACAAAAGCATTAACAAA ggaGGAAAGCAGGGCCTTGTCTACGAATAGAAAGTTCAAAGAATTAGATGAAGCTGAAATTGTCAATACTCAAGTAGAAAAGGACAATTACTTGAACTTGGCTATGCG ATACTATTTGCTGTCTTTGAAACAGTGCGACGATAACAACTTGTCGGTATTCAGAGTTATATCGTTGTGGCTGGATAACCAGAACTATGAATTTCGTCCCGAAGGCAACGAGACTTTCGAGGCACTTCTAAATTCGATACCCTCCTGGAAATTTGTGACAGTACTACCACAACTTGCGCCGCGGCTGACCAATGAAAATACGGCGTTTATGAATAATCTGAAGAATTTGATAA AACGGTGCGCAATCGACCATCCACATCATACTCTACCTATTCTGTTCGGCTTGAAGAACTCTGACAAAGACAACGTGATAATGAACGCGAGCAGCAGTATCGGCGGCAGCAGGCGCGCGCGCGACCACGAGCCGCGGGTCGCGGCCGCGCTCGCGCTCGTCACGGAACTGCGCGCGCGCGGCGGACACATCGCAACCGTCATCACGCAAATGGAGAAACTGTGTGACG CCATTATAAGCTTCGCCAATTATATGCCTCAATCAAGGCAAAAGAAACAGAAGATACCAGATGCAGAAAATATACACAAGCTGCGAAATTTGAATGACATCCCTGTTCCAACGCTTACCTTGGCTCTAAGGAAAGATTGCAAATACACGTACATACATA ctttACAATCATTTGATAAATTCTACGAATTAGTTGGCGGTGTCAATTGTCCAAAAAAGATAAACTGCACTGATTCTTCAGGAAAAGTCCACATCCTTTTAATAaag GGTGGAGACGATTTAAAACAAGATGCTGTGATGCAACAAGTGTTCAACATTGTTAATACACTGTTGGAAAAAGACCCGGTGACACATAAgaacaaacttttaattagaACATACAAg GTCGTGCCCATGTCTCGTCTGTCCGGCGTATTGGAATGGTGTGAGGGTACGATACCGATGGGGCTCTACCTTGCCGCTCCTGATAACGCCGGCGCCCACGCCCGGTATCGTCCACAG GACATTTCTTGCGACGCTGCAcggaaaaaaatgattgattgtAGTAATCAAAGTCACGAAGTCAAGTTGGcggtttacaataaaatattgaaagaatTTAAACCagtctttcaatatttttttattgaacattaTCTTGATCCAGTTACCTGGTACGAGAGAAGATTAGCATACACGAAGAG tGTTGCTACATCTTCAATGGTGGGTTACATCCTCGGTTTGGGCGACAGACACATgtacaacattttaattgacaAGAAAACCGCTGAAGTTATCCATATAGATTTag GTATTGCATTTGAACAAGGAAAAACATTGCGAACTCCCGAAACAGTGCCATTCCGATTAACACGAGACATTATTGCTGGTTTCGGTTCCAGTGGCACCGAAGGAACTTTTAAACG atgTTGCGAAAAAACAATGCAACTTCTTCGCGATAACCAGGAgacattattaacaatattagaAGTTTTACTGTGTGACCCTCTTTACTCATGGTCGGTTAAAACTGCGCAGCAAAATGCTCCAAATGCGAGCCTCGATACTACTGCTGAAT GCGCGTCGAGTTCCCCCGTGGGcctggcggcgcgcgcgctgctggTGGTCCGCAGCAAGCTGTGCGGCACGGACtcgggcggcgcggccggcgTGGCCGTGCCCGGACAGGTCGCGAGGCTGCTGCACATCGCCGCGGACCCCTTCAACCTCTGCCGCCTCTTCCACGGCTGGCAGCCATACTTGTGA